The following coding sequences lie in one Planktothrix sp. FACHB-1365 genomic window:
- a CDS encoding YkvA family protein translates to MKNLIQSFYNWYRVTLRNTKYRWVVILGSLIYLLSPVDISPDFLPVVGWLDDGIIATILVTEVSQLLIEGLNRRKQTRQGTEVNEVESVNRDQTVVDVSVS, encoded by the coding sequence ATGAAAAACTTAATTCAATCCTTTTATAATTGGTATCGCGTTACCTTACGGAATACAAAATATCGTTGGGTTGTTATTTTAGGAAGCTTGATTTATTTATTGAGTCCGGTGGATATTTCTCCTGACTTTCTACCCGTTGTCGGATGGTTAGATGATGGGATAATTGCGACCATTTTAGTCACTGAAGTATCACAATTACTGATTGAAGGTTTAAACCGTCGCAAACAAACCCGCCAAGGGACAGAGGTTAATGAAGTTGAATCTGTCAACCGTGATCAAACCGTTGTAGACGTTTCTGTCAGCTAG
- a CDS encoding S-adenosyl-l-methionine hydroxide adenosyltransferase family protein: protein MMLPNYPIITLLTDFGSKDIYVGVMKGVISQINPQINIIDLTHEIPPQNIAMSRFCLMNAYSYFPEGTVHIAVVDPGVGTQRRAIAIQFKNSYLVGPDNGLLTGLLEPFLTSKNEINSNHLESSEIMAIELNNPQYWRTTQPSTTFHGRDIFAAVGAHLASGIPLEQLGTFIDPKTLVRLSLPSYQLTNFGIEGCIQYIDGFGNLVTNIPGEAIADKNWYIAISKGKKKTKDKNRKPQKNKLKNKKNSKKILQTEQYQLAGLSCLIPKGETYGDVPSGQLVALVGSHQWLEIAMNGGNAQQQLKIDLGAKVQVIISHQ, encoded by the coding sequence ATGATGTTACCAAATTATCCAATCATAACACTTTTAACAGATTTTGGCTCAAAAGATATTTATGTTGGGGTAATGAAAGGGGTAATTAGTCAAATTAATCCTCAAATTAATATCATTGACTTAACCCATGAAATCCCCCCTCAAAATATTGCTATGTCCCGATTTTGTTTAATGAATGCTTATTCCTATTTCCCAGAAGGAACCGTTCATATTGCTGTGGTTGATCCTGGGGTAGGAACCCAACGACGAGCGATCGCGATTCAATTTAAAAACAGTTATTTAGTTGGGCCGGACAATGGATTATTAACGGGACTATTAGAACCTTTTTTAACTTCTAAAAATGAAATTAATTCTAATCATTTAGAATCTTCTGAAATTATGGCGATTGAATTGAATAATCCTCAATATTGGCGAACGACTCAACCAAGTACAACCTTTCATGGTCGAGATATTTTTGCGGCGGTTGGTGCTCATTTAGCCTCTGGTATTCCCCTTGAACAATTGGGAACCTTCATTGACCCCAAAACCTTAGTGCGGTTATCTTTACCGTCCTATCAGTTAACTAATTTTGGTATAGAAGGATGTATTCAATATATTGATGGATTTGGAAATTTAGTCACCAATATTCCTGGGGAAGCGATTGCGGATAAAAACTGGTATATAGCAATCAGTAAAGGTAAGAAAAAGACCAAAGATAAAAACCGCAAACCCCAAAAAAATAAGCTTAAAAACAAGAAAAATTCTAAAAAAATATTGCAAACAGAACAATATCAACTTGCGGGTTTATCTTGTCTGATTCCAAAAGGTGAAACCTATGGAGATGTGCCATCGGGTCAATTGGTGGCGTTAGTAGGTTCTCATCAGTGGTTAGAAATTGCCATGAATGGGGGAAATGCTCAACAACAATTAAAAATAGATTTAGGGGCAAAAGTCCAGGTGATTATCAGTCATCAGTAA
- a CDS encoding DUF3598 family protein — protein sequence MNSQWESFLKNLGEWQGSFTQFSAQGELINDIPSHLTLESFNENQTARLTLKRFYPNSDPTLEPEIKELVREYQSLGRDILFFENGAFSQGTIQLSPISKSGAEFGFIHENRRLRLVQLFNLEGYLESLTLIREKRQGSNDIERPSLTLEALLGEWQGEGITLYPDLRSPDIYPTRMQLQLESDSEYQLLQNLTFGVQDIKISSKAKIQGSIIRFDQGKNPVRVILLPDGSSATIPERVELRKPFFFEAGWLIKPDLRQRLIRQYNDKGEWVSLTLVTEHKQS from the coding sequence ATGAACAGTCAATGGGAAAGTTTTCTAAAAAATCTGGGAGAATGGCAAGGATCTTTTACCCAGTTCTCAGCCCAAGGAGAACTCATTAATGATATTCCCAGTCATCTTACCCTAGAAAGTTTTAATGAGAATCAAACAGCCCGCCTAACCCTAAAACGATTTTATCCTAATTCTGATCCAACACTTGAACCGGAAATTAAAGAATTAGTTCGAGAATACCAATCTCTGGGACGAGATATTTTATTTTTTGAGAATGGTGCTTTTTCTCAAGGAACTATTCAACTGTCTCCAATTTCAAAATCCGGTGCAGAGTTTGGGTTTATTCATGAAAATCGACGGTTGCGTCTAGTACAATTATTTAATCTTGAGGGTTATTTAGAAAGCTTAACTTTAATTCGAGAAAAACGTCAGGGAAGCAATGATATTGAACGCCCTTCTTTAACCCTTGAAGCCTTATTAGGAGAATGGCAAGGTGAAGGAATTACCCTTTATCCTGATTTACGTTCTCCTGATATTTATCCAACTCGAATGCAGTTGCAATTAGAGTCTGATAGTGAATATCAACTGCTGCAAAATTTAACGTTTGGGGTTCAGGACATTAAAATATCTTCAAAGGCAAAAATTCAGGGTTCAATAATTCGCTTTGATCAAGGGAAAAACCCAGTTAGAGTCATATTATTACCGGATGGATCATCTGCTACAATTCCTGAACGAGTAGAGTTAAGAAAACCCTTCTTTTTTGAAGCAGGTTGGTTAATTAAGCCTGACCTCAGACAGCGTTTAATTCGCCAATATAATGATAAAGGTGAATGGGTGAGTTTAACTTTAGTTACTGAGCATAAACAATCATAG
- a CDS encoding RtcB family protein produces the protein MPYETLNLSTPKPVLSWANHELGSEETKMAKNVASLPFVFKHVALMPDVHLGKGALVGSVIATKEAIIPAAVGVDVGCGMCALKLPFTGEQVEGKLKKIRQEIEAAIPVGFNDNKDIEKAVTNWQGWRNFKDLHSKVQNLESKAMKQMGSLGGGNHFIELCLDAENNIWLMLHSGSRHIGNMLAQNHIDTAKHLAKLAELKLPDPDLAYFVSGTPEFAAYWNDLQWAQHYARFNRDIMMARFKRIVEKAVAGGKPTKPLLEVNCHHNYSEKEVHFGEEVYVTRKGAVRAAEQDYGIIPGSMGAKSFIVKGKGNHDSYCSCSHGAGRLMSRSKAKKKFSLDDLIQQTQGIECRKDEGVIDEIPGAYKPIDEVMKQQSDLVEVVATLKQILCVKG, from the coding sequence ATGCCTTACGAAACCTTAAATCTTTCCACCCCTAAACCCGTCCTATCTTGGGCAAATCATGAGTTAGGTTCCGAAGAAACCAAAATGGCAAAAAACGTCGCTTCTTTGCCCTTTGTGTTTAAGCACGTTGCTTTAATGCCCGATGTTCACTTAGGAAAAGGGGCATTAGTCGGTTCTGTTATTGCTACAAAAGAAGCCATTATTCCTGCGGCTGTGGGGGTTGATGTGGGTTGTGGGATGTGTGCGCTAAAATTACCTTTTACGGGCGAACAAGTCGAGGGAAAACTCAAAAAAATTCGCCAAGAAATTGAAGCTGCTATTCCAGTCGGATTTAATGACAATAAAGACATTGAAAAAGCTGTTACCAACTGGCAAGGATGGCGAAATTTTAAAGACTTGCATTCTAAAGTTCAAAACTTAGAATCAAAAGCAATGAAACAAATGGGATCTTTAGGAGGCGGAAATCATTTTATTGAACTGTGTTTAGATGCAGAAAACAATATTTGGTTAATGTTACATTCGGGTTCTCGTCATATTGGTAATATGTTAGCCCAGAATCATATTGACACGGCAAAACACCTCGCAAAATTAGCTGAACTTAAACTTCCTGACCCTGATTTAGCGTATTTTGTATCAGGAACTCCCGAATTTGCAGCCTATTGGAATGATTTACAATGGGCACAACATTATGCACGATTTAACCGAGACATTATGATGGCACGGTTTAAACGAATTGTAGAAAAAGCCGTTGCGGGAGGTAAACCCACTAAACCTTTATTAGAGGTGAATTGTCATCATAATTATTCGGAAAAAGAAGTGCATTTTGGCGAGGAAGTTTATGTTACTCGTAAAGGTGCAGTTCGCGCAGCAGAACAAGATTATGGGATTATTCCCGGTTCAATGGGAGCAAAATCTTTTATTGTTAAAGGCAAGGGAAATCATGATAGTTACTGTAGTTGTTCCCACGGCGCAGGGCGATTAATGTCTCGGAGTAAAGCCAAAAAAAAATTTAGTCTGGATGATTTAATTCAACAAACTCAAGGAATTGAATGCCGCAAGGATGAAGGAGTGATTGATGAAATTCCGGGTGCTTATAAACCCATTGATGAAGTCATGAAACAACAATCGGATTTAGTTGAAGTCGTAGCCACTTTAAAACAAATTCTCTGCGTCAAAGGGTAA
- a CDS encoding GNAT family N-acetyltransferase, with amino-acid sequence MYSTNPQIEFQQIQHLDHPDFENAIALYEQTFPSQEKIPISWIREAILTQKTQLWGGYYQEEFALMSILYPLPSSNFILLAYLATVPHLRNIKIGSKFLKYLIDLEKRESKSLILEVEHPDFGENRELKQRRIQFYQRLGAKKLQDIVYILPALDGTKTTEMILMMISDTNSEKLEKTVVKQLIRELYTEVYRRHPDDPIFNWIENIKDDIIILTDN; translated from the coding sequence ATGTATTCAACTAACCCGCAAATTGAATTTCAGCAAATTCAGCATCTTGATCACCCTGATTTTGAGAATGCGATCGCTCTTTATGAACAAACATTTCCGTCTCAAGAAAAAATCCCGATTTCTTGGATACGAGAAGCAATTTTAACTCAAAAAACTCAATTATGGGGCGGTTATTATCAAGAAGAATTCGCCCTAATGTCAATTTTATATCCCCTTCCCAGTTCTAATTTTATTCTATTAGCTTATTTAGCAACAGTTCCCCATTTGAGGAATATTAAAATTGGGTCTAAATTTTTAAAATATCTAATAGATTTAGAGAAAAGAGAGTCTAAATCGTTGATTTTAGAAGTTGAACATCCTGACTTTGGCGAAAATCGAGAATTAAAGCAGCGTAGAATTCAATTTTATCAACGGTTGGGAGCTAAAAAATTACAGGATATTGTATATATTTTACCAGCTTTAGATGGAACTAAAACTACAGAAATGATATTAATGATGATTTCTGATACAAATTCAGAAAAGCTCGAAAAAACCGTTGTTAAACAGTTAATTCGAGAGTTATATACAGAAGTTTATCGTCGTCATCCTGATGATCCGATTTTTAATTGGATTGAAAATATTAAAGATGATATTATTATTCTTACTGATAACTGA
- a CDS encoding lipopolysaccharide assembly protein LapB yields the protein MSNRKNLTLVMVVTILLSGFGNTEIAIAQKQKEKETEPEKPLLDDFSPNPLFSKEPDPLLPSPPSEGQILGQSQQEILEPELVKLNAEATALLAAQNIPGAFELWNRELRIRRYFGLSQEIAALNRVGLIAWNNSQRLYIKFITERLDQILQKLQTEKNNNLELWQLLGLAFKNVRAKTQALTVYQTLLETANKSQDILAEEQYFNEIAQIYMNWLDYPNAAETYEKLLELQQEIRTIRGDVPPPQPQPATPENPNPTPPASEVRSLQQLAFIYEQIGEYLKAISVRERLAGYYANQPNLFPIPEIKLAIGGNYEKLGQFEQAGLTYQEAYSIATSIQQFDNASEALGRLGKLYRSQNQIKTALDIYQAQVLVNQQAYNYYGMMNAYDQIGDIYLSQKAYQSAIAAFQQGLALAQQLKYREDYFVKKIDIVNRQMNQ from the coding sequence ATGAGCAATCGTAAAAACCTCACTCTTGTAATGGTTGTTACTATCCTTTTATCTGGTTTCGGAAATACCGAAATTGCGATCGCCCAAAAACAAAAAGAAAAAGAAACTGAACCCGAAAAACCTCTACTTGATGATTTTTCTCCTAACCCCTTATTCAGTAAAGAACCTGATCCTTTACTTCCTTCTCCTCCCTCTGAAGGACAAATTTTAGGTCAAAGTCAACAGGAAATCTTAGAACCAGAATTAGTCAAATTAAATGCAGAAGCAACCGCCTTATTAGCCGCCCAAAATATTCCGGGTGCGTTTGAATTATGGAACCGAGAGTTAAGAATTCGTCGTTATTTCGGATTATCTCAAGAAATTGCTGCTTTAAATCGGGTGGGATTAATTGCTTGGAATAATAGTCAACGACTCTATATAAAATTTATCACTGAACGTCTGGATCAAATTTTACAAAAACTGCAAACAGAAAAAAATAATAATTTGGAATTATGGCAATTATTGGGATTAGCCTTTAAAAATGTTAGAGCCAAAACACAAGCTTTAACTGTTTATCAAACTTTATTAGAAACAGCTAACAAAAGTCAAGATATTTTAGCAGAAGAACAATATTTTAATGAAATTGCTCAAATTTATATGAATTGGTTAGATTATCCCAACGCCGCAGAAACCTATGAAAAACTGTTAGAATTACAGCAGGAAATTCGCACAATACGAGGAGATGTGCCACCGCCTCAACCCCAACCTGCGACACCAGAAAATCCCAACCCAACACCGCCAGCCAGTGAAGTGCGATCGCTACAACAATTAGCATTTATTTATGAACAAATTGGAGAATATTTAAAAGCTATTTCTGTTCGGGAAAGACTAGCAGGCTATTATGCAAATCAACCTAATTTATTTCCCATTCCCGAAATTAAATTAGCAATTGGTGGGAATTATGAAAAATTAGGACAATTTGAACAAGCCGGATTAACCTATCAAGAAGCCTACAGTATTGCGACCTCTATTCAACAGTTTGATAACGCCAGCGAAGCATTAGGAAGACTGGGGAAACTTTATCGCTCTCAAAATCAAATTAAAACCGCTTTAGATATTTATCAAGCTCAAGTTTTAGTCAATCAACAAGCTTATAACTATTATGGCATGATGAATGCTTATGATCAAATTGGCGATATCTATTTATCACAAAAAGCCTATCAATCTGCGATCGCAGCCTTTCAACAAGGATTAGCGTTAGCACAACAGTTAAAATATCGAGAAGATTATTTTGTGAAAAAAATTGATATTGTTAACCGTCAAATGAATCAATAA
- a CDS encoding esterase-like activity of phytase family protein, producing MKAIKKYNRLFKSLTILFCSLILLTACSIPQVSAEDRMFVDLSLNFLEKYELSIPIISDDQPVNQLSSLTYQVPGYGTSTDSKIQFYGLSDAVTAESPAKFYTFNFNLDPSESIPLKDITIEGFTQLKDKQDQPLLENQVYPESIAFSPRNSVFIATENLENINTPPLIAEYDLKTGQLKNTVPLSPFYLPQFNESEQTQGVEPQFGFKGLTISPDGFSPDGRDPFRLFTVTEKPLIQDRDSEQATKLRLLHYVIADRASFLVSETLYLLDETSQRLVDIAAAKGGILLSLEQSKDTGKIYQLFTGDATDTSRMVSLQGDLIKVQPVRKKLLLDLKDLGIPLQQLSGMTLGSRLPDGSQSLVILNQQDDRTQFLLLSLKQS from the coding sequence TTGAAAGCAATCAAAAAATACAATCGTCTTTTTAAAAGCCTAACAATCTTATTCTGTAGTCTAATTTTGTTAACCGCTTGTTCCATTCCCCAAGTATCCGCCGAGGATCGAATGTTTGTTGATTTATCCTTAAATTTTTTAGAAAAATATGAACTCTCGATCCCAATAATATCAGACGATCAACCTGTAAATCAGTTATCATCTCTAACTTATCAAGTTCCAGGGTATGGAACCTCAACGGATAGCAAAATACAATTTTATGGATTATCAGATGCAGTAACAGCAGAGTCTCCAGCGAAATTTTACACCTTTAACTTTAACTTAGATCCGTCCGAATCTATCCCTTTAAAAGATATCACCATAGAAGGATTTACACAACTCAAGGATAAACAAGATCAACCGCTTTTAGAAAATCAAGTTTATCCTGAAAGTATTGCATTTTCTCCTCGTAACTCAGTCTTTATTGCAACAGAAAATTTAGAAAATATTAACACTCCTCCCTTAATTGCTGAATACGATTTAAAAACAGGACAATTAAAAAATACTGTTCCTCTTTCTCCGTTTTATCTTCCCCAATTTAATGAATCTGAACAAACCCAAGGAGTCGAACCTCAATTTGGCTTTAAAGGGTTAACAATTTCTCCCGATGGCTTTAGTCCCGATGGTCGAGATCCCTTCAGATTATTTACGGTGACTGAAAAACCGTTAATTCAAGATCGAGATTCTGAACAAGCCACTAAATTAAGATTATTGCATTATGTCATCGCAGATAGAGCTTCTTTTCTAGTTTCTGAAACCTTATATCTACTAGATGAAACCTCTCAACGCTTAGTGGATATTGCAGCGGCTAAAGGGGGAATATTACTGAGTTTAGAACAATCAAAAGACACGGGTAAAATTTATCAATTATTTACTGGAGATGCAACGGACACCTCTCGTATGGTGAGTTTACAAGGAGACTTAATTAAAGTACAACCTGTGCGAAAAAAATTATTACTTGATTTAAAAGATTTAGGAATCCCTTTACAACAGTTAAGCGGAATGACGTTAGGCTCTCGTTTACCCGATGGAAGCCAAAGTTTAGTGATTTTGAATCAGCAGGATGATAGAACTCAGTTTTTATTATTGAGTTTGAAACAAAGTTGA
- a CDS encoding tetratricopeptide repeat protein — MNNLPSNFAQIQNFLNLWDSTEAIWSQNLLKKAQKLNEQLFSNQPEKSESVTEIIVQLREIFEQINDDVNQQNYDVNQQNRRDYCRVIFNYCELTQDWRDWGNWTEQEIAKGVGTDAPWLYCGLGRYLEEIGQLQKSIDYHQAGILASQEAGDPMFLAWNHLGAGIALQRSNQPDDAEWHLLQALKLFEQQNHLYLQANTLANLGSSYDRFEKSNLAISCYQESASILRKIENYFDLGRILYSQGIAHLNLNQTNEAELVFLEAQELCETTENWYFLALSYYGMGWLEYKQSHFLRSQALLEESLQQLKKAKELGIGTNQLSFPEIEGNIYVLAAAAYSKGEQPNFEASEQYLDLAENAYNQLDYGDIKRLNVLANRARLYEYSENWSQAILAFSELLKQGKRLKSMKTIGDAAIHLIRIYYKKSASLGEWLKLLNQLGFLGLRSLVRRFYR; from the coding sequence ATGAACAACTTGCCAAGTAATTTTGCTCAAATTCAAAATTTTCTAAATTTATGGGATTCTACTGAAGCTATTTGGAGCCAAAACTTGTTAAAAAAAGCTCAAAAACTTAATGAGCAATTATTTAGTAATCAACCAGAAAAATCAGAATCAGTAACAGAAATTATTGTGCAATTGCGAGAGATTTTTGAGCAAATTAATGATGATGTTAATCAACAGAATTATGATGTTAATCAACAAAATAGAAGAGATTATTGTCGAGTAATATTTAACTATTGTGAATTAACTCAAGATTGGCGAGATTGGGGAAATTGGACTGAACAAGAAATTGCTAAAGGTGTAGGAACAGATGCACCTTGGTTATATTGTGGTTTAGGACGTTATCTCGAAGAAATTGGTCAACTTCAAAAATCTATAGACTATCATCAAGCAGGAATTTTAGCCAGTCAAGAAGCAGGCGACCCAATGTTTTTAGCTTGGAATCATTTAGGAGCGGGAATAGCACTTCAACGTTCTAATCAACCTGATGATGCAGAATGGCATCTTTTGCAGGCTTTAAAATTATTTGAACAGCAAAATCATCTTTATTTACAAGCAAATACATTAGCGAATCTAGGTAGTTCCTATGATCGATTTGAGAAAAGTAATCTAGCTATTAGTTGTTATCAAGAATCAGCATCAATTTTGCGAAAAATTGAGAATTATTTTGATTTGGGTCGGATTCTTTATAGCCAGGGAATTGCTCATTTAAACCTTAACCAAACCAACGAAGCGGAATTAGTTTTCTTAGAAGCTCAAGAATTATGTGAAACAACAGAAAATTGGTATTTTCTTGCCTTGAGTTATTATGGAATGGGTTGGTTAGAATATAAACAAAGTCATTTTCTAAGATCTCAAGCTCTTTTGGAAGAGTCCCTTCAACAGTTAAAGAAAGCAAAAGAGTTAGGAATTGGAACAAATCAGCTATCTTTTCCTGAAATTGAAGGTAATATTTATGTTTTAGCTGCTGCTGCTTATAGCAAAGGTGAGCAGCCCAATTTTGAAGCATCTGAACAATATTTAGATCTAGCCGAAAACGCTTATAATCAGTTAGATTATGGGGATATTAAGCGGCTTAATGTACTAGCTAATCGAGCCAGATTATATGAATATTCTGAAAATTGGTCTCAGGCGATATTAGCTTTTTCAGAATTATTGAAACAAGGAAAACGCTTAAAGTCCATGAAAACAATTGGAGATGCTGCTATCCATCTAATTCGCATCTACTATAAAAAATCAGCGTCCTTGGGAGAATGGCTTAAACTGTTGAATCAATTAGGTTTTTTGGGTCTTAGAAGTTTAGTAAGACGATTTTACCGTTAA
- a CDS encoding NB-ARC domain-containing protein, producing the protein MTEQFSNLSEDEALEVANRCFYEKFGEKLSDIETIIFRESWQKKTYNEIAESHDYSQNYLQKDVGNKFWDKLSKALGEEVTKRNFKAAIERNCKGYQQTNTFDNNPKKYSEETWQKERTYGQFVGRNPEIEELLKYLESEQKNKVLGIIGILGIGGLGKTALCHQLVSQAYHAKLFSKIAWVRAKVYQYYPEKNEPNSSSRDSRLTLEDAIKDIGSELKLPHFVLQDIEKCKTEIRKVLNNTQTLIVIDGLEDTESPKELANELRGLLGQSTLILTSRKGTESDIFEYRLGKLNRDVSREFIQVISKEKYPVSQNPILQATEAEMEKILKITDGMPLAMKLLVSQLKNLDLDRIVERFENVPEGQALYDYLFEDSWQELCNLNAVLTQYLLINLAARNQPVPVRLLYDLTDQLSKNEVDHALSILVRLSLVDVSSGLSKQVSLHSFTARYFRYTLREKYEQLAK; encoded by the coding sequence ATGACAGAGCAATTCAGTAACTTAAGTGAAGATGAAGCTTTAGAAGTAGCCAACAGATGTTTTTATGAAAAATTTGGAGAGAAACTTAGTGATATTGAGACAATTATTTTTAGAGAATCTTGGCAGAAAAAAACTTACAATGAAATAGCCGAAAGCCATGATTATAGTCAAAACTATCTTCAAAAAGATGTAGGAAATAAATTTTGGGATAAACTTTCAAAAGCATTAGGAGAAGAAGTAACTAAAAGGAATTTTAAAGCAGCTATTGAACGAAATTGTAAAGGCTATCAGCAGACCAATACTTTTGATAATAATCCTAAAAAGTATAGTGAAGAAACTTGGCAAAAAGAAAGAACTTATGGTCAATTTGTAGGACGAAATCCTGAAATAGAAGAACTCTTAAAATACCTAGAATCTGAACAAAAAAATAAAGTTTTAGGGATAATTGGGATACTGGGTATCGGTGGTTTAGGAAAAACTGCTCTATGTCATCAATTAGTATCCCAAGCTTATCATGCTAAATTATTCTCAAAAATTGCTTGGGTTAGAGCAAAAGTATATCAATATTATCCTGAAAAAAATGAACCTAATTCTAGCTCAAGAGATTCTCGTTTAACCTTAGAAGATGCTATTAAAGACATTGGGAGTGAACTCAAATTACCTCATTTCGTATTACAAGATATTGAAAAGTGTAAAACGGAAATTAGAAAGGTTTTAAATAACACACAAACTCTCATAGTTATTGATGGTTTAGAAGACACAGAAAGTCCTAAAGAATTAGCTAACGAACTACGGGGTTTATTAGGGCAAAGTACCTTGATTTTAACCAGTAGGAAGGGAACAGAGAGTGATATTTTTGAATATAGACTTGGTAAATTAAATCGTGATGTATCGCGTGAATTTATCCAAGTCATTTCAAAAGAAAAATATCCGGTTAGTCAAAATCCTATTCTTCAAGCTACAGAAGCTGAAATGGAAAAAATTTTAAAGATTACTGATGGAATGCCTTTAGCGATGAAGCTTTTGGTCAGTCAATTGAAAAATTTGGATTTAGATCGCATTGTTGAACGCTTTGAGAATGTACCAGAAGGACAAGCATTGTATGATTATCTTTTTGAAGATAGTTGGCAAGAACTTTGTAATTTAAATGCTGTTTTGACTCAATATTTATTAATTAATCTTGCGGCTCGTAATCAACCCGTTCCGGTGAGGTTATTGTATGATCTTACTGATCAATTATCAAAAAATGAAGTTGATCATGCCTTGAGCATTTTAGTTAGATTATCTCTAGTAGATGTCAGTTCAGGATTAAGTAAACAAGTATCTTTACACTCTTTTACAGCCCGTTATTTTCGCTATACATTAAGAGAAAAATATGAACAACTTGCCAAGTAA
- a CDS encoding serine/threonine-protein kinase yields MEVGKIINDRYQVICLLGRGGFGEVWEVYDLQEQEHKVLKILLQNEFQYYPEKDQNKIISLFQQEAKVLQKLAHPGIPKGYDYFTIIPEGYLKPLHCLVMEKITGENLKNWLEKNQKITELKLAINWLKQLTEILALLHQENFIHRDIKPENIILKSDGSLVLIDFGAVRQITATYLIKMGTSEFDTQICSISYTPPEQQFEGLCFPQSDFFALGRTLVHLLTGNLPEESGNTNKKWQNCLKSEFQDLANLINYMIDKYPGKRPQNTSIILQYLDAIEQEKNENINQILEVIKHQNYWHYFFLIQKQKFLLNTIPTATFLVVTSLILSLLSPQIARQLNDSGLEAFEQSNYNSAFWQYRFALFFNNKFFKVHYNLGLLYENQEQFGLAKNEYQKAIDIANFDKSYNNLARLQILTGNYDQAITLIESSLKINPNSEIKTKHDLYKNLGWSQLKLGQLSAAKQSLKRAIDFNLNLAPPYCLMAQVLEAEQESAQEEWQKCLTYSAPDNQPEIKEWQELAKQKVKQ; encoded by the coding sequence ATGGAAGTAGGAAAAATAATTAATGATAGATATCAGGTGATCTGTCTTCTAGGAAGAGGAGGATTTGGAGAAGTGTGGGAAGTCTATGATCTCCAAGAGCAAGAACATAAAGTATTAAAAATACTCCTCCAGAACGAATTTCAATATTATCCAGAAAAAGATCAAAATAAAATCATTTCTCTGTTTCAACAAGAAGCAAAAGTATTACAAAAATTAGCTCATCCTGGTATTCCTAAAGGATATGATTACTTTACTATTATCCCAGAAGGTTATTTAAAGCCATTACATTGTTTAGTAATGGAAAAAATTACCGGAGAAAATTTAAAGAATTGGTTAGAAAAAAATCAAAAAATTACCGAGCTAAAATTAGCCATTAATTGGTTAAAACAATTGACAGAAATTCTAGCATTACTTCATCAAGAAAACTTTATCCACCGAGATATTAAACCAGAAAATATTATCTTAAAGTCCGATGGAAGTTTGGTTTTAATTGATTTTGGTGCTGTTAGACAAATTACCGCAACTTATTTAATTAAAATGGGTACAAGTGAATTTGATACACAAATTTGTTCTATCTCATATACACCTCCAGAACAACAATTTGAAGGTCTGTGTTTTCCTCAATCAGATTTTTTTGCACTCGGGCGAACTTTAGTGCATTTATTGACTGGAAATCTGCCAGAAGAATCAGGAAATACAAATAAAAAATGGCAAAATTGCTTAAAAAGCGAATTTCAGGATTTAGCTAATTTAATTAATTATATGATCGACAAATATCCAGGTAAACGTCCTCAGAATACATCAATTATTTTACAATATTTAGATGCGATAGAACAAGAAAAAAACGAAAATATTAATCAAATTTTAGAGGTGATAAAACATCAAAATTATTGGCATTATTTCTTTTTAATTCAAAAACAAAAATTTTTATTAAATACAATTCCTACTGCTACCTTTTTAGTTGTAACCTCTCTAATTTTATCTTTATTATCACCTCAAATTGCTAGACAACTTAATGATAGTGGTTTAGAAGCATTTGAGCAATCCAATTATAACAGTGCTTTTTGGCAATATCGTTTCGCCTTATTTTTTAATAATAAATTTTTTAAGGTTCATTATAACTTAGGATTACTTTATGAGAATCAAGAACAATTCGGTTTAGCCAAAAATGAATATCAAAAAGCAATTGATATAGCCAATTTTGATAAATCTTACAATAATTTAGCCCGTTTACAAATTTTAACAGGTAATTATGATCAAGCTATTACTTTAATTGAAAGCAGTTTAAAAATTAATCCTAATTCTGAGATTAAAACCAAACATGATCTCTATAAAAATTTAGGCTGGTCACAATTAAAATTAGGACAATTATCAGCAGCTAAACAATCTCTAAAACGAGCTATTGACTTCAACTTAAATCTAGCACCCCCTTACTGTTTAATGGCACAAGTATTAGAAGCTGAACAAGAATCAGCACAGGAAGAATGGCAAAAATGTTTAACTTATTCTGCTCCAGATAATCAGCCAGAAATCAAAGAATGGCAAGAATTAGCAAAGCAGAAAGTTAAACAATGA